Proteins co-encoded in one Xanthomonas campestris pv. badrii genomic window:
- a CDS encoding GmrSD restriction endonuclease domain-containing protein, with product MTTFDSTKLPLKDLLKDVVQGKIQLPDFQRGWVWDDEHVRSLLVSLGRSFPVGAVMLLETGGEVRFQVRPVENVPPEGLAAPEKLILDGQQRLTTLTQVLKLSGPVKTTTDKGKPVDRHYYIHIPTALAGPDRLDEAIIATDGSRQQRSDFGRRLDLDLSTRELECKQLYFPCSEILEAMGWLQDLFKFNAAAQAQFFEFKEKVLDAYNEYQIPLIVLKKETSKEAVCLVFEKVNTGGVPLSVFELVTASYAADGYNLRDDWYGSELRKVSSRYKRLAKEPILRGVENTDFLQALTMLHTLERRRADIEAGKTGKQVAPVSAKRASVLELPLDAYKRWANPVEQGFLRAAKFLRQECFTAPRDLPYRTQLAPLAAVLALIGADEHWREPRIHQKLAQWFWCGVLGELYGGAVETRIANDVDELLSWIEHDGQPPRTIADATFQIDRLASLTSRLSAAYKGINVLVLREGAQDLFWKSRIRDLEADEVALDIHHIFPRDWCEKQDIPRRRYDSIINKTPISYKANRMIGGSAPSSYLAALQAHKQVQLDNVGMDALLVSHRIPVAALRADDFDSFCHQRQQNLLALIEAAMGKRAAAVETD from the coding sequence ATGACCACATTCGACAGCACCAAACTGCCATTGAAGGACCTGCTCAAGGACGTCGTCCAAGGCAAGATCCAGCTACCGGATTTCCAGCGTGGCTGGGTCTGGGATGACGAGCATGTGCGCAGCCTTCTGGTCAGCCTGGGGCGCTCGTTCCCGGTGGGCGCGGTGATGCTGCTGGAAACCGGCGGCGAGGTGCGTTTCCAGGTCCGCCCGGTGGAGAACGTGCCGCCGGAGGGACTGGCCGCACCGGAGAAGCTGATCCTCGACGGTCAGCAACGTCTGACCACACTGACCCAGGTGCTCAAGCTGTCCGGCCCGGTCAAGACCACGACCGACAAGGGCAAGCCGGTCGACCGCCACTACTACATCCACATCCCCACCGCCCTGGCCGGCCCGGACCGGCTGGACGAGGCCATCATCGCCACCGACGGCAGTCGCCAGCAGCGCAGCGATTTCGGCCGCAGGCTGGATCTGGACCTGTCCACGCGCGAGCTGGAATGTAAACAGCTGTACTTCCCATGCTCAGAGATCCTGGAGGCGATGGGCTGGCTGCAGGATCTGTTCAAGTTCAACGCCGCTGCGCAGGCGCAGTTCTTTGAGTTCAAAGAAAAGGTGCTCGATGCATACAACGAATATCAGATCCCGCTGATCGTGCTGAAGAAGGAAACCAGCAAGGAAGCGGTGTGCCTGGTGTTCGAGAAGGTCAATACCGGCGGCGTCCCGCTGTCGGTGTTCGAGTTGGTGACCGCCAGCTATGCTGCCGATGGCTACAACCTGCGCGACGACTGGTACGGCAGCGAGCTGCGTAAGGTGTCCTCGCGCTACAAGCGGCTGGCCAAGGAACCCATCCTGCGCGGGGTGGAGAACACCGACTTTCTGCAGGCCCTGACGATGCTGCACACGCTGGAAAGGCGCCGTGCCGATATCGAGGCCGGCAAGACCGGCAAGCAGGTGGCCCCGGTCAGCGCCAAGCGCGCATCGGTGCTGGAACTGCCGCTGGATGCCTACAAGCGCTGGGCCAACCCGGTTGAACAAGGGTTCCTGCGTGCGGCCAAGTTCCTGCGCCAGGAATGCTTCACTGCGCCACGCGACCTGCCTTACCGCACCCAGCTGGCGCCGTTGGCGGCGGTGTTGGCACTGATCGGCGCCGACGAGCACTGGCGCGAGCCGCGCATCCACCAGAAGCTGGCGCAGTGGTTCTGGTGCGGCGTGCTGGGCGAACTCTACGGCGGCGCGGTGGAGACCCGTATTGCAAATGATGTCGATGAGCTGCTGAGCTGGATCGAGCACGATGGCCAACCGCCACGCACGATTGCCGATGCCACCTTCCAGATCGACCGCCTCGCCTCGCTGACCTCGCGCCTGAGCGCCGCCTACAAGGGCATCAACGTGCTGGTACTGCGCGAAGGCGCACAGGACCTGTTCTGGAAATCGCGTATCCGCGATCTGGAGGCCGACGAGGTGGCACTGGACATCCACCACATCTTCCCGCGCGATTGGTGCGAAAAGCAGGACATCCCGCGTCGGCGCTACGACTCGATCATCAACAAGACGCCAATCTCCTACAAGGCCAACCGCATGATTGGCGGATCGGCCCCCTCCAGCTATCTGGCCGCCCTGCAGGCCCATAAGCAGGTCCAGCTGGACAACGTTGGCATGGATGCACTCCTGGTCAGCCATCGCATCCCGGTCGCTGCCCTGCGTGCCGATGACTTCGACAGCTTCTGCCATCAGCGCCAGCAGAACCTCTTGGCGCTGATCGAGGCGGCAATGGGAAAGCGCGCTGCAGCAGTGGAGACTGACTGA
- a CDS encoding Smlt3024 family type IV secretion system effector, with product MSGLTRQDLQILANYADKGNRELYWNYLSQLDGADGYGTLALGVVHNDSLPGQVANSYAQDYARTQHDTGSRFANAQLSERQWEEFGQTLLKKDFELRQAWFDKERPDMALNLPGKDVMRAHDQAFLDHELDPNCWTPRVLLQAALENSGPQKLEQIWTNMLDNEYVGATRISNTGYETFAQMGLAAGSQYLAKLGTTEAIQMLEGRSAVDPNVIGSNSFYAMYFEKEHKWVNVSAGGGHLSMREETNAGRIAELDDARAVRLERQHRATQFHEDDPYRSITRSPFTASADGLRDQTQSPTKLADIGPDHRDYALLQQVRAGVSAIDAQAGRTPDENSERLIASVMTLARQNNLDRADHVVLSQQTADSPAGRTVFVVQGELNNPAHLRAHMPTDVAVQTPVEQSLQQLEVASNDRQQALAQSQQQEADRQRESASMRMG from the coding sequence ATGAGTGGATTAACTAGACAAGATCTCCAGATCCTGGCCAACTACGCGGATAAAGGCAATCGCGAGTTGTACTGGAACTATCTTTCGCAGCTGGATGGAGCAGACGGCTATGGGACGCTGGCATTAGGCGTCGTGCACAACGACAGCTTGCCAGGGCAAGTGGCTAACAGTTACGCGCAAGACTATGCCAGGACACAGCACGATACTGGCTCGCGCTTTGCCAATGCTCAATTGAGCGAACGCCAGTGGGAAGAGTTCGGGCAGACGCTGCTCAAGAAGGATTTTGAGCTTCGACAAGCTTGGTTCGACAAAGAGCGTCCGGATATGGCACTGAACCTTCCCGGCAAGGACGTCATGCGAGCACACGACCAAGCCTTCCTTGACCATGAGCTCGACCCCAACTGCTGGACGCCCCGCGTGCTCCTGCAAGCGGCCCTGGAAAATAGCGGCCCCCAGAAGCTGGAACAGATCTGGACCAACATGCTCGACAACGAATACGTCGGCGCCACTCGCATCAGCAATACCGGCTATGAGACCTTTGCGCAGATGGGACTGGCGGCAGGCAGCCAGTACCTGGCCAAGCTTGGCACCACCGAAGCGATCCAGATGCTGGAGGGCCGCTCTGCGGTCGACCCCAACGTCATCGGCAGCAACAGCTTCTACGCGATGTACTTCGAAAAAGAACACAAGTGGGTGAACGTCAGCGCTGGCGGCGGACATCTGTCCATGCGCGAAGAAACCAATGCCGGCCGTATCGCCGAACTCGACGATGCCCGCGCCGTGCGCCTGGAACGGCAGCACAGAGCCACGCAGTTCCACGAAGACGACCCGTACCGCTCGATCACCCGCAGCCCGTTCACGGCGTCGGCCGACGGCCTGCGCGATCAGACGCAGTCGCCAACCAAACTGGCCGATATCGGCCCTGATCACCGGGACTACGCACTGCTGCAGCAGGTGCGCGCGGGCGTGAGCGCGATCGATGCGCAGGCTGGGCGCACGCCGGACGAGAACAGCGAGCGCCTCATCGCCAGCGTGATGACCCTCGCCCGCCAGAACAACCTGGACCGGGCCGACCATGTGGTGCTGAGCCAACAGACCGCCGACAGCCCGGCTGGCCGCACTGTGTTTGTGGTGCAGGGCGAGTTGAACAACCCGGCGCACCTGCGCGCCCACATGCCGACCGATGTGGCTGTGCAGACGCCGGTGGAGCAGTCGCTGCAGCAGCTGGAGGTAGCCAGTAACGATCGCCAGCAGGCGTTGGCGCAGAGCCAGCAGCAGGAGGCGGACCGGCAGCGTGAGAGTGCGTCGATGCGCATGGGATAA
- a CDS encoding integrase core domain-containing protein, with protein MALASRQYDLTPNEAALEQALITRFGTLGKVKEPFLLRSDNGLVFTSRDYTRLVAGYGMKQEFITPHCPQQNGMVERVIRTLKEQCVHRHRFESLAHALRVISDWIGFYNRQRPHQALNMMTPDQAYAATLTT; from the coding sequence ATGGCCTTGGCCAGCCGACAGTACGACCTGACGCCCAATGAGGCGGCCTTGGAGCAAGCACTGATCACCCGCTTCGGCACGCTGGGCAAGGTCAAGGAGCCGTTCCTGCTGCGCTCGGACAATGGCCTGGTCTTCACCAGCCGCGACTACACCCGTCTGGTCGCTGGCTACGGCATGAAGCAGGAGTTCATCACGCCACACTGTCCCCAGCAGAACGGGATGGTCGAGCGCGTCATACGCACGCTCAAGGAACAGTGCGTCCATCGGCACCGGTTCGAGAGCCTGGCCCACGCCTTGCGCGTCATCAGCGACTGGATTGGGTTCTACAACCGGCAGCGCCCGCATCAGGCACTGAACATGATGACGCCTGACCAAGCCTATGCCGCTACATTAACCACCTGA
- a CDS encoding Smlt3025 familytype IV secretion system inhibitor, which yields MHMMSSGRCLALALAVAVTGSACARTPSPEQKGTSPMPDNVTTGRTINGHTYSDAPVDIKLGPNTFRIPANYLDSQIAPWPGEGVTLVIEWPDMTPTPPGARANPRTNDFRKEISVSIDYVDRVPIEVLLERFSSNDRRTEAGSVERSNPVARLDLRIAQPEAFGLTPYAIDEEKMAAYVKAYEARHGEPPTRNPAFEDDWYVARDSSGNLTTFIKCDSKKFRADGVRLEGSEVAHEKGAVAASCVHYFSDIENKLSISLNYKRAFLKDWKRMEDAVKEILARTKVR from the coding sequence ATGCACATGATGTCATCCGGCCGGTGCCTGGCCCTTGCACTCGCCGTGGCTGTCACCGGCAGTGCGTGTGCACGGACGCCATCACCCGAACAGAAAGGGACCTCCCCCATGCCGGACAACGTCACCACCGGCCGCACCATCAACGGGCACACCTATTCGGACGCACCGGTGGACATAAAACTGGGGCCGAACACCTTCCGCATCCCCGCCAACTACCTGGACAGCCAGATCGCACCGTGGCCGGGCGAAGGCGTCACGCTGGTTATCGAATGGCCAGACATGACCCCTACTCCGCCCGGGGCACGGGCCAACCCGCGTACGAATGATTTCCGGAAAGAAATTTCCGTGTCGATCGACTATGTCGACCGTGTTCCCATTGAGGTATTGCTTGAGCGTTTCTCGTCAAACGATAGGCGTACAGAGGCAGGCTCTGTTGAGCGGAGCAATCCTGTCGCCCGGCTCGATCTCCGCATAGCACAGCCTGAAGCATTCGGATTAACGCCCTACGCCATTGATGAGGAGAAGATGGCGGCATATGTAAAAGCGTATGAAGCCCGCCACGGCGAGCCTCCGACGCGCAACCCTGCGTTTGAAGACGACTGGTACGTCGCGCGCGACTCAAGCGGCAATTTGACCACGTTCATCAAGTGCGACAGCAAAAAATTTCGAGCAGATGGCGTTCGGCTGGAGGGATCTGAAGTGGCCCATGAAAAAGGTGCCGTTGCTGCAAGTTGCGTCCACTACTTCTCCGATATCGAGAACAAACTTTCCATCAGTCTCAACTACAAGCGTGCATTCCTGAAGGACTGGAAGCGCATGGAAGATGCAGTAAAAGAAATACTGGCACGCACCAAAGTCAGATGA
- a CDS encoding M1 family metallopeptidase: MRLPLVTAIALALVGTSPATSVLAAAPLPQSADTSSITTQLPRTAKPTHYAVEITPHADKMRFDGKVAIDISVLQPTDQIVLQAADLRFARGTLTQKGGKPQTAKISSDAEAQTATFAFGKPLAAGEYVLSIDYSGVINTQANGLFALDYTTAQGARRALFTQFENSDARRFIPSWDEPNFKATFDLAINAPAGQMAVSNMPVASSRPGANGRTRIAFQTSPKMSTYLLFVSVGDFERATVTADNGTEIGVIAQKGKVDQAQFALESGRDVLHEYNAYFGVPYPLPKLDNIAAPGRSQFFSAMENWGAIFTFEYSLLLDPAVANIDTKQGVFTVAAHEIAHQWFGNLVTMAWWDDLWLNEGFANWMEARTTAKLHPEWDIDKTGPAKKSRSAMRRDAYVTTHPVVQHVATVEQASQAFDAITYAKGEAVIAMLEDYVGSDHWRDGVRSYIKQHQYGNAVTDQLWQQIDAVAPGKQFTQVAHDFTLQPGVPLIKASTRCVGGQTTVTLEQGELTLDRPDKQPLRWHVPVVVRSGDATPVRVLVDGTAQVQVPGCDAPVVVNAGQKGYFRTLYAPAQFKALTSRFGALPVVDQLGVLNDTDALADAGMQTEADVLDLTAQVAVGASPDLWDMVAGIYDGVDGSFEHDPAGRAAWRAYAVPRLSTEFASLGWDNRDGDSAQIQQLRTRLIASLSDMGDAAVIAEARRRFAAFQVTAASLSPELRDSVLGAVARNADTATWDALHALAKQETSAMVRDAYYDFLSMPIDEALAKRALALALTPEPGATTGASMIDRVASQHPELAFDFAVAHRTQVDTLVDSTSRARYYPGLGIDSAELATADRIKAYAEQYIAPTSRQAADNAINTIQTRVKLRAASLPQIKAWLKGRKR; this comes from the coding sequence ATGCGTCTTCCCCTGGTGACCGCCATCGCGCTGGCCCTGGTCGGTACAAGTCCGGCGACCTCCGTCCTCGCAGCTGCGCCGCTGCCGCAGAGCGCCGACACGTCGTCCATCACCACCCAGTTGCCGCGCACAGCCAAGCCCACGCATTACGCAGTGGAGATCACTCCGCATGCCGACAAGATGCGCTTCGACGGCAAGGTCGCCATCGATATCAGCGTGCTGCAGCCCACCGACCAGATCGTGTTGCAAGCGGCCGACTTGCGCTTCGCGCGTGGCACGCTCACGCAAAAAGGCGGCAAGCCGCAAACGGCCAAGATCAGCAGCGATGCCGAGGCGCAGACCGCCACGTTCGCGTTCGGCAAGCCGCTGGCAGCGGGCGAGTACGTGCTGTCCATCGATTACAGCGGCGTGATCAACACGCAGGCCAATGGCTTGTTCGCGCTGGATTACACCACCGCGCAAGGTGCGCGCCGCGCGTTGTTCACCCAGTTCGAAAACTCCGATGCGCGCCGCTTCATTCCTTCCTGGGACGAGCCCAACTTCAAGGCCACTTTCGACCTGGCGATCAATGCGCCGGCCGGGCAGATGGCGGTGAGTAACATGCCGGTGGCCTCGTCGCGGCCGGGCGCAAACGGGCGCACCCGCATCGCATTCCAGACCTCGCCCAAGATGTCCACGTACCTGCTGTTCGTCAGCGTGGGCGATTTCGAGCGCGCCACCGTCACCGCCGACAATGGCACCGAGATCGGCGTCATCGCGCAGAAGGGCAAGGTGGACCAGGCGCAATTCGCGCTGGAATCCGGCCGCGATGTCTTGCACGAGTACAATGCCTACTTCGGCGTCCCATACCCGCTGCCCAAGCTGGACAACATCGCCGCGCCCGGGCGCAGCCAGTTCTTCAGCGCCATGGAAAACTGGGGCGCGATCTTCACCTTCGAATACTCGTTGTTGCTGGATCCGGCGGTGGCCAACATCGACACCAAGCAAGGCGTGTTCACCGTCGCCGCGCACGAGATCGCCCACCAGTGGTTTGGCAATCTGGTGACCATGGCGTGGTGGGATGACCTGTGGCTCAACGAAGGCTTCGCCAACTGGATGGAAGCGCGCACCACGGCAAAACTGCATCCGGAATGGGACATCGACAAGACCGGCCCGGCCAAGAAGAGCCGTTCGGCCATGCGGCGCGATGCGTATGTGACCACCCACCCGGTGGTGCAGCACGTGGCCACCGTGGAGCAGGCCAGCCAGGCCTTCGATGCCATCACCTACGCCAAGGGCGAGGCGGTGATTGCCATGCTGGAAGACTACGTCGGCTCGGATCACTGGCGCGACGGCGTGCGCAGTTACATCAAGCAGCATCAGTACGGCAATGCGGTGACCGACCAGTTGTGGCAGCAGATCGACGCCGTGGCCCCGGGCAAGCAATTCACCCAGGTGGCACACGACTTCACCCTGCAGCCGGGCGTGCCGTTGATCAAGGCCAGCACCCGCTGCGTGGGTGGCCAGACCACGGTGACGCTGGAGCAGGGCGAGTTGACGCTGGACCGCCCCGACAAGCAGCCGTTGCGCTGGCATGTGCCGGTGGTCGTGCGCAGCGGCGACGCCACGCCGGTACGTGTGCTGGTAGACGGCACCGCCCAGGTGCAGGTGCCGGGCTGCGACGCACCGGTGGTGGTCAACGCCGGGCAAAAAGGCTACTTCCGCACCTTGTATGCGCCCGCACAGTTCAAGGCGCTGACCAGCAGGTTTGGCGCGCTACCGGTGGTGGACCAGTTGGGCGTGTTGAACGACACCGACGCACTGGCCGACGCGGGCATGCAGACAGAGGCCGATGTCTTGGATCTCACCGCACAGGTGGCAGTCGGCGCATCGCCCGACCTCTGGGACATGGTGGCCGGCATCTACGATGGTGTGGATGGCAGCTTCGAGCATGACCCGGCTGGGCGCGCCGCGTGGCGTGCCTATGCAGTGCCACGCCTGTCGACCGAATTCGCATCGCTGGGTTGGGACAACCGCGATGGCGACTCGGCGCAGATCCAGCAGTTGCGTACCCGCCTGATCGCCAGCCTCAGCGACATGGGCGATGCCGCAGTGATCGCCGAGGCGCGCCGGCGCTTTGCCGCTTTCCAGGTCACTGCCGCATCGCTGTCGCCGGAGTTGCGTGACAGCGTGCTGGGCGCGGTTGCGCGCAATGCCGACACCGCCACCTGGGACGCCTTGCATGCCTTGGCCAAGCAGGAAACCTCGGCGATGGTGCGCGACGCCTACTACGATTTCCTCTCCATGCCCATCGACGAGGCGCTGGCCAAGCGCGCGCTGGCACTGGCGTTGACACCAGAGCCGGGCGCCACCACTGGCGCGAGCATGATCGACCGGGTCGCCTCCCAGCATCCGGAGCTTGCCTTCGATTTCGCCGTGGCGCATCGCACGCAGGTGGACACCCTGGTGGACTCCACCTCGCGTGCCCGCTATTACCCCGGCCTGGGCATCGACTCGGCCGAGCTTGCCACCGCCGACCGGATCAAGGCCTATGCCGAGCAGTACATCGCGCCGACCTCGCGGCAGGCCGCAGACAACGCCATCAACACGATCCAGACGCGGGTGAAGCTGCGGGCGGCGTCGCTGCCGCAGATCAAGGCGTGGTTGAAGGGACGCAAGCGCTGA